Genomic DNA from Niallia circulans:
GTATGTAAAGTGATCTACTACTTGATAAGAATCTCTGTTATAAGTAGCTGCCAAATGTCTTTCAGCCAATGCCATACCAACAGCCATAGCGATACCTTGACCAAGTGGTCCAGTTGTCGCATCAACACCAGCTGTATGCTTGTACTCAGGATGGCCAGGTGTTTTACTTCCCCATTGGCGGAATTGCTTCAAGTCTTCGATTGATAAATCATAACCTGATAAATGCAGCAAGCTGTATAGCAATGCAGAACCGTGTCCTGCAGAAAGAACAAAACGATCGCGGTTAAACCAAGTTGGATTATTTGGATTATGGTTCATGAAAGAAGTCCATAATTTATATGCCATTGGAGCTGCACCCATTGGCATTCCTGGATGGCCGGAATTAGCTTTTTCGATACTATCAATCGCTAATGTGCGAATTGAACTAATAGATAAGTTATCAATTGTTTCTGTCATTCACTAAACATCCTCTCATTTATAAATCGTACATACTTATAATAAATGTCTCAGCTTTATAACACAACTCATTAGATTATAAGATGTCTGACTTTTATAGTATAAACCCATTTTGAACAAAAAAAAATACCGCTATCATTAATTAATGCACTATTCTTTTCAATTTTCCTATTATAGCTTATCCAAATTCGCTAAAAATGCTTATAAATTTATAATGATAGTAAATAATTTGATTTCAAGTAATCTTCATCAGCTAATTTTGCAAATGTGATTTCCTATTACTTTCAGCGTTTATTCTAGCAGCAAAATCAAAGTAGTATATAAATCCTATATGTAAAACATTCACATGTTTGCATGGCAAATTTCGTTACAGCACACTTCTGAATAAAAAAATCATGGCAAGTCATTTGCCATGATTTTTTAATGAAGCTTTTTCTTTTCTTGGATGTCTTTGATTTTTTGAGGAGTAACATCGTCTCCATTAGGATCATATATCTTAACATTTTCAAGTGTGTTAAGCATGGAAGAACGGAAGGATTTTAAGTATTCTGCACGTAATTTTGTTTGTTCTTTTGCTTCGGCTTCTGTTAAACCGTGTTCTTTTTTCTTCTTTGCTAATTCATTTATACGATTAAGCTGTTCATTTGTTATCATTGCTATTCTCCTTTTCCACCCATTTTGTTTCGAAATACTACCGTATTTATATGGGAAAGAATCTATCTTATCTTGAAAAAGCTATTATAACATAAACGCTAATGCATTACATTTTATTCGTCTTCCATGGAAGCAACTTCATTTTCCTCCATGTATTCCTTATATCTGCGATGGACAGTTGCTTTAGAAAATTCATAACCTAACCCACGAAGTGTTGATGCTATCTCAGAAAAAGTTAAGCCGTTTTGCTTTAGCTTCACTACTTCTTTAACAGGAACCTCCAATCTACTTCTACCAGAGTGCATCCCTTGATTCTTTAAGTTTTCAGCAGGATTGTAGCCTTTTTCAATCGCTCTGTTCATCCCTCTTTTTATCTTAATATTATGTATTTTCCTTTGATATTCTTCAACTAGACTAACGATTTGCAATACCATTGAGTCCGCATCTGACAAGAATAGCTCTCCAGAATGGGATATGCTATAAAGCTTTACATTTTCTCTAAGAATGCAATGAAGTATTGCTATTTTTGCATTCCCTCTGCC
This window encodes:
- a CDS encoding DUF896 domain-containing protein; translation: MITNEQLNRINELAKKKKEHGLTEAEAKEQTKLRAEYLKSFRSSMLNTLENVKIYDPNGDDVTPQKIKDIQEKKKLH
- a CDS encoding YneB family resolvase-like protein gives rise to the protein MEVVIYCRVSTDKEEQATSLVRQEEELLQLAKDKGFRVCHIIKEQASGFDLERDGLLELLEVIKEKHISAVLIQDETRLGRGNAKIAILHCILRENVKLYSISHSGELFLSDADSMVLQIVSLVEEYQRKIHNIKIKRGMNRAIEKGYNPAENLKNQGMHSGRSRLEVPVKEVVKLKQNGLTFSEIASTLRGLGYEFSKATVHRRYKEYMEENEVASMEDE